In Thermus aquaticus, the sequence AGGTTTTTTCCGCCTTCCGCCAGGTGGGGGAGGACCTCTTTCACCAGGGGCTCATCTCGGCCACGGCGGGCAACTTCTCCGTGCGCACCAAGGAGGGCTTTCTCATCACCCGAAGCGGGGTGCAGAAGGCCCACCTCACCCCCGAGGACCTGGTGGAGGTGCCCCTAGAGGGCCCCATCCCCCAAGGGGCCAGCGTGGAGAGCGTCATCCACCGGGAGGTCTACCGCAAGACCCCGGCCCGGGCCATCGTCCACGCCCATCCCCGGGTGGCGGTGGCCCTCTCCCTTCACCTCAGGAGCCTGGTTCCCCTGGACCTCGAGGGCCAGTTCTACCTGAAGGAGGTGCCCGTTCTTAGCCCCAAGACGGTCTCCGCCACCGAGGAGGCCGCCAGGGCCGTGGCCGAGGCTTTGGGGGCCCACCGGGCCTGCCTCTTGAGGGGCCACGGGGCCTTCACCTGGAGCGGGAAGGAAAAGCCCGAGGAGGCCCTCCTCGAGGCCTACAGCCTCATGACCACCCTGGAGGAGAGCGCCGAGATCCTCTTCTACCACCGCCTTTGGGAGAAGGGATGAGGCCACCCCATGTTGGGAACCGAGGCTTACCCGGGCTGGGGGGCCGGAAAATGGAGGCAAGGGGATGAGGGTTCTTTTCGTAGAGGGCAAGGAAGAGGCGGCCCTTAGGGCACTAGCCCAGGCGCTTCCCCACCCCTACTGGCTTCTTGCGGGGGAGGGCGTCTTCCTCCTGCAGGTCTTCGGGGCCTCGGAGGAGGCCCTGGCCCGGGCCCGGGAGGTGCCGGGGGTTAAGGTTTGGGCCTTCCGCCTCCAGGATGGGATAGTCTATAGGGGATGCGGGAAGAAATCGGCTACATCCCCGTAGGGGAGGCAGAGCTTTACGTGGAGGACGTGGGGGACCCCCACGCTCCCGCCCTTTTGGTCCTCCACGGCGGCCCCGGGGGCAACGCCTATGCCCTGCGGGAGGGCCTCGGGGAGTACCTGGAGGGCTTCCGCGCCATCTACTTTGACCAGCGGGGCTCGGGGCGTAGCCTGGAGCTTCCCGAAGACCCCAGGCTCTTCACCATAGACGCCCTGGTGGAGGACACCCTCCTCCTGGCCGAGGCCCTGGGCCTGGAGCGCTTCGCCCTTTTGGGGCACGGCTTTGGGGCCTTGGTGGCCCTGGAGGTCCTCCGCCGCTACCCGGGGGTGGAGGGGGCCATCCTCCTCGGGCCCTGGGTCAGCTTTCCCTGGCTTGCCCAGAGGCTCGCCGAGGCCGCCGGGCTCACCCCGGAGGGGGACCCGGAGGCCAACCTGCGGGCCGCCCTGGAACGGGCCGAGCCCAAGGCCCTCTTTGACCGCCTCATGTTCCCAAGCCCCAGGGGCCGCCTGGAGTACGAGTGGGTGGTGGAGGGCTCTGGGGTCGTAGGCCCCGACGCCCCGGCCCGAGCCTTTCTGAGGAATGGCCTTTGGCGCCTGGACTACACCCCCTACCTCACCCCAAGCCGGAGGCCGGTGGCCATCGTGGTGGGGGAAAAGGACGGCACCAGCTACCCCTACGCCGAAGAGGTGGCCGAGCGCCTCAAAGCCCCCATCCACGTGGTGCCCGAGGCGGGGCACTTCCCCTGGATTGACCAGCCGGAGGCCTTCGGCCAGGCCTTCCTCGAGGCCCTGGCCGCCTTGCGGGTGCTACACTAGAGGCGTCACCGGGGGTGCCCCTAAGGGGCTGAGAGATACCCTTGGAACCTGATCCGGGTAATGCCGGCGTAGGGAAGGTGACCGAGGCCCCTCCCGGTGACGAAGGAGGGGTTTTATGCTTAGGATCCTGGCGGTTCTCGTCTTCTTGGCCTTCGGCCTGGCGCAGGAGATCACGGTCCTCACCCACAGCAGCTTTTCCCTGGACAAGGCCCTCATCGCCCGGTTTGAGCGGGAAACGGGCCTCAAGCTCCGCTTCCTCAAAGGCGGCGACGCCGGGGAGACCCTGAACCGGGCCATCCTCACCAAAGGAGCCCCCATCGCCGATGTCATCTACGGCTTTGACAACACCTTCCTCTCCCGGGCCCTGGAGGCCGACATCCTCCTCCCCTACCGGAGCCCGGAGATCCGGAACCTGAAGGCCACCCTGCTTTTAGACCCCACCTTCCGGGCCCTCCCCGTGGACTACGGCTGGGTGAGCCTCAACTACGACCGGGCCTACTTCAAAGGCCGCCCCCTGCCCCAGGCGCCCAAGGACCTGGCCCGGCCCGAGTACGCCAGGCTCCTCGTGGTCCAGAACCCCGCCACCAGCTCCCCGGGCCTGGCCTTCCTCATGGCCACGGTGGCCCGCTTCGGCGAGGACGGCTACCTGGACTTCTGGGCCGCTCTAAGGGACGGGGGCGTGCGGGTGGCCAAGGGCTGGAGCGAGGCCTACTACACCCACTTCACCCTCTACAAGGGGGACCGGCCCCTGGTGGTCTCCTACA encodes:
- a CDS encoding thiamine ABC transporter substrate-binding protein → MLRILAVLVFLAFGLAQEITVLTHSSFSLDKALIARFERETGLKLRFLKGGDAGETLNRAILTKGAPIADVIYGFDNTFLSRALEADILLPYRSPEIRNLKATLLLDPTFRALPVDYGWVSLNYDRAYFKGRPLPQAPKDLARPEYARLLVVQNPATSSPGLAFLMATVARFGEDGYLDFWAALRDGGVRVAKGWSEAYYTHFTLYKGDRPLVVSYTTSPAAEVYYSEGKYQEPPTGNLFPELSFFQVEFVGILKGTKNLEGAKKVVDWFLSRPVQENLPTEMWMYPARRDAKLPEVFRFAPEPVGSVRLDPVVMAKNRERWIEEWTKVVLQGQSPEAVRRARR
- a CDS encoding alpha/beta fold hydrolase, with the translated sequence MREEIGYIPVGEAELYVEDVGDPHAPALLVLHGGPGGNAYALREGLGEYLEGFRAIYFDQRGSGRSLELPEDPRLFTIDALVEDTLLLAEALGLERFALLGHGFGALVALEVLRRYPGVEGAILLGPWVSFPWLAQRLAEAAGLTPEGDPEANLRAALERAEPKALFDRLMFPSPRGRLEYEWVVEGSGVVGPDAPARAFLRNGLWRLDYTPYLTPSRRPVAIVVGEKDGTSYPYAEEVAERLKAPIHVVPEAGHFPWIDQPEAFGQAFLEALAALRVLH
- a CDS encoding fuculose-1-phosphate aldolase; translation: MLAKVFSAFRQVGEDLFHQGLISATAGNFSVRTKEGFLITRSGVQKAHLTPEDLVEVPLEGPIPQGASVESVIHREVYRKTPARAIVHAHPRVAVALSLHLRSLVPLDLEGQFYLKEVPVLSPKTVSATEEAARAVAEALGAHRACLLRGHGAFTWSGKEKPEEALLEAYSLMTTLEESAEILFYHRLWEKG